In Bubalus kerabau isolate K-KA32 ecotype Philippines breed swamp buffalo chromosome 4, PCC_UOA_SB_1v2, whole genome shotgun sequence, one DNA window encodes the following:
- the TMEM238L gene encoding transmembrane protein 238-like: protein MLLGKLWGTCRLGRCALFFSLALLLDVVGLVLLLVGIFASLDFWDFLIYTGSLILAFSLLFWIAWYTLNMEVPLEKLDL from the coding sequence ATGCTCCTGGGGAAGCTGTGGGGAACGTGCCGCCTTGGACGCTGTGCTCTCTTTTTCAGCCTGGCCCTCCTGCTCGACGTCGTGGGCCTGGTCCTTCTGCTCGTGGGCATCTTTGCCTCCCTTGACTTCTGGGACTTCTTGATCTACACGGGGTCCCTGATCCTGGCTTTCAGCCTGCTCTTCTGGATCGCCTGGTACACCCTCAACATGGaggtgcctcttgagaaactggaCTTGTAG